One window of Flavobacteriales bacterium genomic DNA carries:
- a CDS encoding glycosyltransferase: MHVLVLPKWYPGRPDPQLGDFIRKQMLAVAERHKVSVIYPCPVKDLENTYEEVLDESAGAWELRCYYRPSTLNAAPLRKAVNFFLYRRTVRSGIDRLIRERGLPDLIHAHILTRPVWMAWRLSRKWGVPFVSSEQSSVHLDGTWMRKSPVARATDRFLFKQAAALTAVSPHLAAALVKADLGTTHAVVPNVVPGMDRALTPRGPAGHFMMVADLVDRTKNVSGVLRALATARAQGHDFKLEIIGDGPDRNMLHALAEQLGIEAQVRWHGRLAHADVLPALASTGTVIINSNFETFSVVTGEALASGKPVIATRCGGPEAFITAQNGMLIPVADDDALTQAMVRIAKDHANYAPATVRESVSHHFSPKAVADGFDAVYQKALANG, from the coding sequence ATGCATGTCCTCGTCCTGCCCAAATGGTACCCGGGCCGCCCCGATCCGCAATTGGGCGACTTCATCCGGAAACAGATGCTGGCCGTGGCCGAGCGGCACAAGGTGAGCGTGATCTACCCCTGCCCGGTGAAGGACTTGGAGAACACCTACGAAGAAGTGCTGGATGAAAGCGCCGGAGCATGGGAGCTGCGCTGCTATTACCGGCCCAGCACGTTGAACGCCGCCCCATTGCGAAAAGCGGTGAACTTCTTCCTGTACCGCCGCACCGTCCGGAGCGGGATCGACCGGTTGATCCGCGAACGCGGCCTGCCGGACCTGATCCATGCCCATATCCTCACCCGCCCGGTCTGGATGGCGTGGCGGCTCAGCCGGAAATGGGGCGTACCCTTCGTATCGAGCGAGCAGAGCAGCGTCCACTTGGACGGCACGTGGATGCGGAAAAGCCCGGTGGCCAGAGCGACCGACCGCTTTCTCTTCAAGCAGGCCGCAGCGCTGACCGCTGTTAGCCCGCACTTGGCCGCAGCATTGGTGAAGGCAGACCTGGGAACGACCCATGCAGTGGTACCGAACGTGGTGCCGGGTATGGACCGTGCTCTTACGCCGCGCGGCCCGGCAGGACATTTCATGATGGTGGCCGACCTGGTGGACCGCACGAAGAACGTCAGCGGGGTACTTCGCGCGCTGGCGACGGCACGCGCCCAAGGCCACGACTTCAAACTGGAAATCATCGGCGACGGACCGGACCGGAACATGCTGCACGCCTTGGCGGAACAGCTTGGCATTGAAGCACAGGTCCGCTGGCACGGAAGGCTGGCGCACGCTGATGTGCTTCCCGCCTTGGCCTCCACCGGCACGGTGATCATCAATAGCAATTTCGAGACCTTCAGCGTGGTGACGGGTGAGGCGCTGGCTTCGGGAAAGCCGGTGATCGCGACCCGCTGCGGCGGCCCGGAGGCCTTCATCACTGCGCAGAACGGCATGCTGATCCCTGTTGCGGACGATGACGCGCTCACGCAGGCCATGGTGCGCATAGCGAAGGACCATGCGAACTACGCCCCTGCCACCGTGCGTGAAAGTGTGAGCCACCACTTCAGCCCGAAGGCGGTCGCGGATGGCTTTGATGCGGTCTACCAAAAAGCCCTTGCTAATGGCTGA